A part of Miscanthus floridulus cultivar M001 chromosome 6, ASM1932011v1, whole genome shotgun sequence genomic DNA contains:
- the LOC136461608 gene encoding transcription factor MYBS3-like yields the protein MTRRCSHCSNNGHNSRTCPARSGGGGVRLFGVRLTTAPAPAAMKKSASMSCIASSLGGGSGGSSPPAGGVGGGRGGGDGGAGYVSDDPGHASCSTNGRVERKKGTPWTEEEHRMFLMGLQKLGKGDWRGISRNFVVSRTPTQVASHAQKYFIRQTNSSRRKRRSSLFDMVAEMPMDESLAAVEQITIQNTQDEATSSNQLPALHLGHQKEAEFAKQLPTFQLRQHEESEYAEPSLTLPDLEMHSSVPFSTIAVPTVPAFYPAFVPLPLTLWPPSVAHVEEAGTTHEILKPTPLNGKEAIKADDVVGMSKLSIGEASSGSMEPTALSLQLIESMDTRESTFHVSSPMNRPELSKRNSSPIHAV from the exons ATGACGCGGCGGTGCTCGCACTGCAGCAACAACGGCCACAACTCGCGCACCTGCCCCGcccgctccggcggcggcggggtgaGGCTATTTGGCGTGCGGCTCacaacggcgccggcgccggcggcgatgAAGAAGAGCGCCAGCATGAGCTGCATCGCGTCCTCGCTCGGGGGCGGGTCCGGGGGCTCGTCGCCGCCGGCGGGAGGAGTGGGTGGTGGCAGGGGAGGAGGAGACGGCGGGGCCGGCTACGTTTCCGATGATCCCGGGCACGCATCCTGCTCGACGAATGGCCGCGTCGAGCGCAAGAAAG GTACACCTTGGACTGAAGAAGAGCATAGAATGTTTCTGATGGGTCTTCAGAAGCTTGGTAAGGGAGACTGGCGCGGAATATCTCGAAACTTTGTTGTTTCCAGGACCCCAACTCAAGTGGCAAGCCATGCTCAAAAGTACTTTATTAGACAGACAAACTCATCAAgacggaagaggcggtcaagctTGTTTGACATGGTTGCAGAAATG CCAATGGACGAGTCTCTAGCTGCTGTGGAACAAATTACTATCCAAAATACTCAAGATGAAGCTACAAGTTCAAATCAATTGCCGGCCTTACATCTTGGGCATCAGAAGGAAGCAGAGTTTGCTAAGCAATTGCCAACTTTTCAGCTAAGGCAGCATGAGGAATCTGAATATGCAGAACCTTCATTGACACTACCAGATTTGGAGATGCACTCCAGTGTACCATTCAGTACCATAGCTGTTCCGACGGTGCCAGCATTCTACCCTGCGTTTGTCCCCCTTCCACTAACTCTTTGGCCTCCAAGTGTTGCCCATGTGGAGGAAGCAGGCACAACCCATGAAATCCTAAAACCAACTCCTTTGAATGGTAAGGAGGCGATTAAGGCAGATGATGTTGTTGGTATGTCTAAACTCAGCATTGGTGAGGCCAGTTCTGGCTCCATGGAACCCACAGCTCTTTCCCTTCAGCTTATTGAATCGATGGATACAAGGGAGTCAACTTTTCATGTGAGCTCACCAATGAATAGACCTGAACTAAGCAAGAGAAACAGCAGTCCAATTCATGCCGTTTGA